One part of the Phragmites australis chromosome 3, lpPhrAust1.1, whole genome shotgun sequence genome encodes these proteins:
- the LOC133912415 gene encoding pyruvate kinase, cytosolic isozyme-like, protein MADVDCGAGGPEEIWRRRPKTKIVCTLGPASRSVEMCARLLRAGMCVARFNFSHGSHEYHQETLDNLRKAMDITGVLCAVMLDTKGPEIRTGFLKDGKPVKLTQGREITITTDYSIKGNEDMISMSYQKIAVDLKPGSTILCADGTITLTVLSCDRAQGLVRCRCENSALLGERKNVNLPGVIVDLPTLTEKDKVDILQWGVPNKIDMIALSFVRKGSDLHMVRSVLGEHAKSILLMSKVENQEGVANFDEILANSDAFMVARGDLGMEIPIEKIFYAQKVMIYKCNVQGKPVVTATQMLESMIKSPRPTRAEATDVANAVLDGTDCVMLSGETAAGAYPELAVQTMSRICLQAESHTDYGALFKLITNAAPIPMSPLESLASSAVRTANISKASLILVLTRGGTTARLVAKYRPAMPVLSAVVPEMKTDDNFNWTCSDERPARHSMIVRGLIPMLSAATTKASDTESTEEAISFAIDHAKKLNLCKSGDSVVALHRIGAASIIKILTVN, encoded by the exons ATGGCGGACGTGGATTGCGGCGCCGGGGGGCCGGAGGAGatatggcggcggcggcccaaGACCAAGATCGTCTGCACCCTCGGCCCGGCTTCGCGGTCCGTGGAGATGTGCGCGCGCCTGCTGCGCGCCGGCATGTGCGTCGCGCGGTTCAACTTCTCGCACGGCTCGCACGAGTACCACCAGGAGACCCTCGACAACCTCCGCAAGGCCATGGACATCACGGGCGTTCTCTGCGCCGTCATGCTCGACACCAAG GGACCAGAGATTCGTACAGGCTTTTTGAAAGATGGCAAGCCTGTAAAGCTGACACAGGGGAGAGAGATTACCATCACCACAGATTATTCCATAAAGGGTAATGAGGACATGATTTCCATGAGCTACCAAAAGATTGCTGTAGACCTGAAGCCTGGGAGCACTATACTATGCGCTGATGGCACCATCACACTCACGGTGCTTTCTTGTGATCGTGCTCAAGGCCTGGTTCGTTGCCGTTGTGAGAACTCTGCTCTtctgggagagagaaaaaatgtCAATCTTCCTGGGGTCATTGTGGATCTCCCAACATTAACAGAAAAGGACAAAGTGGATATCCTGCAGTGGGGTGTCCCAAACAAGATTGACATGATTGCACTATCCTTTGTACGCAAAGGATCAGATCTTCATATGGTTCGAAGTGTACTTGGTGAACATGCCAAGTCAATCCTACTTATGTCCAAG GTCGAGAATCAAGAAGGTGTTGCCAATTTTGATGAGATTCTTGCAAACTCAGATGCTTTCATGGTTGCCAGAGGTGATTTGGGAATGGAGATACCTATCGAGAAGATATTCTATGCTCAAAAGGTGATGATCTACAAATGCAATGTGCAAGGAAAGCCTGTTGTTACTGCAACCCAGATGCTCGAGTCTATGATCAAATCTCCTCGACCTACACGAGCAGAAGCAACAGATGTCGCCAATGCTGTCCTCGATGGTACTGATTGTGTGATGCTTAGTGGCGAGACTGCAGCTGGGGCATACCCGGAGCTAGCAGTGCAGACAATGTCTAGGATTTGCTTACAAGCAGAGTCACATACAGACTATGGAGCACTTTTCAAGTTAATTACCAATGCCGCTCCAATTCCTATGAGCCCATTGGAGAGTTTGGCATCATCAGCAGTTCGAACTGCCAATATCTCCAAAGCATCACTCATCCTGGTTCTGACAAGGGGAGGTACGACTGCAAGGCTCGTGGCCAAGTACAGGCCAGCCATGCCGGTGCTATCTGCCGTGGTCCCAGAAATGAAGACGGATGATAACTTCAATTGGACCTGCAGCGATGAGCGCCCTGCTAGGCACAGCATGATTGTTAGGGGCCTGATCCCGATGTTGAGCGCTGCTACCACAAAAGCATCTGATACCGAGTCTACTGAGGAAGCCATCAGCTTTGCCATAGATCATGCAAAGAAGCTCAACCTATGCAAATCAGGAGATTCAGTTGTCGCGTTGCATCGTATTGGTGCAGCATCTATCATCAAGATCTTGACAGTCAATTAG
- the LOC133912414 gene encoding E3 ubiquitin-protein ligase SIRP1-like, with protein sequence MEEEYGATSRYYCHMCSLIIRPEVGIEEVKCPHCHTSFVEEMADGRRGSDETIPDRAADEANAEAAGTEREVSLWAPVLMDFLATSSGRHGLETAAAGDPAAFARRQYRNIAVLQLLSALQEGDAADAGRERLVRVSPAGARAMILQERGDGAGTGAAPGFGGLTLGDLFLGPGLDLLLEYLAETDPSRQGTPPAKKEAVATLPTVRVREAATCPVCLDELAAGGVAREMPCKHRFHDQCIVPWLEMHSSCPVCRHQLPTEEPTEPTGAGDVPGGNARGARGSDGGRSGRRHWYSWPFGGLFSQRSNGSSSSSS encoded by the coding sequence atggaagAGGAATACGGTGCAACTTCCAGATACTATTGCCACATGTGCTCGCTGATCATACGGCCTGAGGTGGGCATCGAGGAGGTGAAGTGCCCCCACTGCCACACCAGCTTTGTGGAAGAGATGGCCGACGGCCGTCGAGGCAGCGACGAGACCATCCCAGATCGTGCTGCCGACGAGGCAAACGCGGAGGCTGCGGGGACGGAGCGCGAAGTTTCGCTGTGGGCGCCTGTCCTCATGGACTTCCTCGCCACCTCGTCCGGCCGCCACGGCCTCgagaccgccgccgccggcgaccccGCGGCTTTCGCGCGAAGGCAGTACCGCAACATCGCTGTCTTGCAGCTGCTCAGCGCGCTCCAGGAAGGTGACGCTGCCGACGCGGGGCGCGAGCGGCTCGTCCGCGTAAGCCCCGCGGGCGCGCGCGCCATGATCTTGCAGGAGCGAGGGGACGGCGCAGGCACCGGCGCTGCCCCGGGCTTCGGTGGTCTAACGCTCGGGGACCTGTTCCTCGGCCCCGGGCTGGACCTGCTGCTGGAGTACCTGGCCGAGACCGACCCGAGCCGGCAAGGCACGCCGCCTGCCAAGAAGGAGGCCGTGGCCACCCTGCCGACGGTCCGGGTGCGCGAGGCCGCGACCTGCCCGGTGTGCCTTGACGAGCTCGCGGCCGGCGGCGTGGCGCGGGAGATGCCGTGCAAGCACAGGTTCCACGACCAGTGCATCGTGCCGTGGCTGGAGATGCACAGCTCCTGCCCCGTGTGCAGGCACCAGCTGCCCACAGAGGAGCCAACGGAGCCGACGGGCGCTGGCGACGTGCCCGGCGGCAATGCGCGCGGCGCCCGCGGCAGCGACGGCGGACGCAGCGGCAGGAGGCATTGGTACTCGTGGCCTTTTGGCGGGTTGTTCTCGCAAAGATCGAACGggagctcgtcgtcgtcgtcatga